A stretch of Natronococcus sp. CG52 DNA encodes these proteins:
- a CDS encoding Nramp family divalent metal transporter, producing MAGKTALEEESAAEELTYPAADWRGFFREHFGPSMLWALIGIGVSHIVLAPTLGATFGLFAIWVFGLIYLAKYGAWELGIRYNYGTGKNPVQGYRDLPGPKNWALWLSVLVFTVMYTAITAAAGMSTAALVAALTGLETPIAFVLLIGLAGALVMFSQYSLLEKVLIGFTVVLGVLLFLGVVVGPPEPGTATAMAFTVPDLTGPVFVGLFAAAAGFAPSGFSTTVLVGSWSTAKGDGANELREKGLDPRDPAYHDYIRAWIATGRRDFNIGYAFSFVLIAAMVVLASNVLYPNPPEDANFALAIGDILGDSFGEWSFYAMLIGGFAALYSTVITLLDGASRATADILPMALENEEMDGEPIRKAVVVGVVLVSSVTVLSLGNVPVTLVLFVAAILAVTEIFFYPANWYIVENELPEPFRPSRRWHAYYAVSLVFVAIFGVMGAAVRLGFI from the coding sequence ATGGCAGGAAAGACCGCCCTCGAGGAGGAGTCGGCCGCGGAAGAACTCACGTATCCGGCCGCGGACTGGCGCGGCTTCTTTCGAGAGCACTTCGGGCCGTCGATGCTCTGGGCGCTCATCGGCATCGGCGTCAGTCACATCGTGCTCGCTCCGACGCTGGGCGCGACGTTCGGCCTGTTCGCCATCTGGGTGTTCGGGTTGATCTACCTCGCCAAGTACGGCGCCTGGGAGCTGGGAATCAGATACAACTACGGGACGGGTAAGAACCCGGTTCAGGGCTACCGCGATCTCCCAGGGCCGAAAAACTGGGCGCTGTGGCTGTCGGTACTGGTCTTTACCGTGATGTACACCGCGATCACGGCCGCCGCAGGTATGAGTACGGCGGCGCTCGTCGCCGCACTCACCGGTCTCGAGACGCCGATCGCGTTCGTCCTGCTCATCGGACTCGCCGGCGCTCTCGTGATGTTTTCCCAGTACAGTCTGCTCGAGAAGGTGCTGATCGGCTTCACCGTCGTGCTCGGCGTGTTGTTGTTCCTCGGCGTCGTCGTCGGCCCGCCGGAGCCGGGGACGGCGACCGCGATGGCGTTTACCGTTCCGGATCTCACGGGACCGGTGTTCGTCGGCCTGTTCGCCGCGGCGGCCGGCTTCGCGCCGTCCGGGTTCAGCACCACGGTTCTCGTCGGGAGTTGGAGTACGGCCAAGGGTGACGGGGCGAACGAACTCCGCGAGAAGGGGCTGGATCCGCGAGATCCAGCCTACCACGACTACATTCGGGCGTGGATCGCGACCGGGCGACGGGACTTCAACATCGGCTACGCGTTCAGCTTCGTGCTGATCGCCGCTATGGTCGTCCTCGCGTCGAACGTGCTCTACCCGAACCCGCCGGAAGACGCTAACTTCGCGCTCGCGATCGGTGACATCCTGGGCGACTCGTTCGGCGAGTGGTCCTTCTACGCGATGCTGATCGGCGGCTTCGCCGCGCTGTACTCGACGGTGATTACGCTGCTCGACGGCGCGTCGCGAGCGACTGCCGACATCCTGCCGATGGCCCTCGAGAACGAGGAGATGGACGGCGAGCCGATCCGGAAGGCCGTCGTGGTCGGGGTCGTCCTCGTGAGCAGCGTCACGGTCCTTTCGCTCGGGAACGTCCCGGTGACCCTCGTGCTGTTCGTCGCCGCGATTCTCGCGGTGACGGAGATTTTCTTCTATCCCGCCAACTGGTACATCGTCGAGAACGAACTCCCCGAACCGTTCCGGCCGTCCCGGCGGTGGCACGCCTACTACGCGGTCAGTCTCGTCTTCGTGGCCATCTTCGGGGTCATGGGAGCGGCGGTCCGCCTCGGGTTCATCTGA
- a CDS encoding zinc-ribbon domain-containing protein, whose product MRSDRRGGRDRGQGVLYCSHCGESLEPSMNYCPSCGRPSGGESSNSRATGIGVSGPSAGTAGTRPALERRVATAMGDGWELEHDFGDHVVMVRRTVGGVNDHLVVAALTIWWTMGFGNAFYGLYRYVGDAERLVLRGDRVSDEPKTSRSRWDTVSRLGAVGCLATALALAGLAVVYSAAAVAPVLVALAVGFATVGIGALPSVRRRLGARRSVTANGYTRSVDERSVVAYDRPCAACADPVGRGLERTYRKALCVLGIPLTISEGRNYYCRRCANAETTRSTATNRTTDRSESVDEDPVSIERGAEPGR is encoded by the coding sequence ATGCGCAGTGATCGTCGCGGGGGCCGCGACCGCGGTCAGGGGGTCCTGTACTGCTCGCACTGCGGCGAGTCGCTCGAGCCGTCGATGAACTACTGTCCGTCGTGCGGTCGTCCGAGCGGTGGCGAGTCATCGAATTCGAGAGCGACCGGCATCGGGGTCTCGGGTCCGAGCGCCGGCACGGCGGGGACTCGACCGGCACTCGAGCGCCGCGTCGCGACCGCGATGGGAGACGGCTGGGAACTCGAGCACGACTTCGGCGACCACGTGGTCATGGTTCGACGGACGGTCGGCGGCGTCAACGACCACCTCGTCGTCGCGGCGCTGACGATCTGGTGGACGATGGGCTTCGGCAACGCGTTCTACGGCCTCTACCGGTACGTCGGCGACGCCGAGCGCCTGGTGTTGCGGGGCGACCGGGTCAGCGACGAACCGAAGACATCGAGGTCGCGGTGGGATACGGTGAGCCGACTCGGTGCCGTCGGCTGCCTGGCGACGGCGCTCGCCCTCGCGGGGCTGGCGGTCGTCTACTCGGCCGCCGCGGTCGCACCAGTTCTCGTCGCACTCGCAGTCGGGTTCGCCACCGTCGGAATCGGCGCGCTTCCGTCGGTTCGGCGACGCCTCGGTGCGCGCCGGTCGGTGACGGCGAACGGGTACACGCGCTCGGTCGACGAGCGCTCGGTCGTCGCGTACGACCGGCCGTGTGCGGCCTGCGCCGATCCCGTCGGTCGCGGCCTCGAACGAACCTACCGGAAGGCGCTTTGCGTCCTCGGGATTCCGCTGACGATCTCTGAGGGACGCAACTACTACTGCCGGCGGTGTGCGAACGCCGAGACGACGCGATCAACGGCAACGAACCGGACGACCGACAGATCGGAGTCGGTCGACGAAGATCCGGTTTCGATAGAGCGAGGAGCTGAACCCGGTCGCTAA
- a CDS encoding MBL fold metallo-hydrolase, with translation MTVQYGAVSVDWLGYATVRLEGETGAVVYVDPGRYGVLDDYDARDGDLVLVSHDDHYDPEGIRRVAGEDAIVVVHESIDADEIDRVDEQPEDLPYEVERVRADESFVLGPLDLFTTPAYNEPDGPYTDEDGTPYHLEGEGCGFGVTIDGVTAFWPGDTDAFPFHEDLAVDVFLPPIGGAFTMDRRDAAALAEATDPGLVLPIHYDTFEALETDAEAFVVDVATRGVPVVLDDN, from the coding sequence ATGACCGTTCAGTACGGTGCCGTAAGCGTCGACTGGCTCGGCTACGCGACCGTCCGCCTCGAGGGCGAGACGGGCGCGGTCGTTTATGTGGACCCCGGCCGGTACGGGGTTCTCGACGACTACGACGCCCGCGACGGTGATCTGGTCCTGGTGAGTCACGACGACCACTACGACCCGGAGGGTATCCGTCGGGTCGCCGGCGAGGACGCGATCGTCGTCGTCCACGAGTCGATCGACGCCGACGAGATCGATCGGGTCGACGAACAGCCCGAGGACCTCCCCTACGAGGTCGAACGCGTCCGCGCGGACGAGTCGTTCGTCCTCGGACCGCTCGACCTGTTCACGACGCCGGCGTACAACGAACCCGACGGGCCGTACACCGACGAGGACGGGACGCCCTACCACCTCGAGGGCGAGGGCTGCGGGTTCGGCGTCACTATCGACGGCGTCACCGCGTTCTGGCCCGGCGACACGGACGCCTTCCCGTTCCACGAGGACTTGGCAGTCGACGTCTTCCTCCCGCCGATCGGCGGCGCGTTCACGATGGATCGCCGCGACGCGGCGGCGCTCGCCGAGGCGACGGATCCCGGGCTCGTATTGCCGATCCACTACGACACGTTCGAGGCGCTCGAGACCGACGCGGAGGCGTTCGTCGTCGACGTCGCGACGCGGGGCGTGCCGGTCGTCCTCGACGACAATTAA
- a CDS encoding DNA topoisomerase IV subunit A yields MSADNDQQAKEQLLDLAAQFYDQFELGEIPHMSVPTRTKNNIEYDEEMDVWVYGDRKSTRSANSVRGARKLLKAVYTIEFLANQLEEDRSSTLRELYYLSESWDNEEAQFNDQDESNGLIEDLEIVSEVTREDFHMRPEESGATIMGPLRLREQTRRGEREIHCQKDVGEGGYQIPNNPDTIEFLDNDADFILAVETGGMRDRLVENGFDEEYNALIVHLKGQPARATRRITKRLHDELDLPVTVFADGDPWSYRIYGSIAYGSIKSAHLSEYLATPEAQYIGIQPADIVEYELPTDPLSDSDINALESELEDPRFQTDYWEEQIELQLEIEKKSEQQSLAARGLDFVTDTYLPERLDEMGVL; encoded by the coding sequence ATGAGTGCAGACAACGACCAGCAGGCGAAAGAACAGCTGCTCGATCTCGCAGCGCAGTTCTACGACCAGTTCGAACTGGGCGAGATTCCCCACATGTCCGTGCCGACGCGGACGAAGAACAACATCGAGTACGACGAGGAGATGGACGTCTGGGTGTACGGCGATCGGAAGTCGACCCGCTCGGCGAACTCCGTCCGCGGCGCCCGGAAGCTCCTGAAGGCCGTCTACACGATCGAGTTTCTGGCGAATCAGCTCGAGGAGGACCGCTCGTCGACGCTGCGTGAACTCTACTACCTCTCGGAGAGCTGGGACAACGAGGAGGCCCAGTTCAACGACCAGGACGAATCCAACGGCCTGATCGAGGACCTGGAGATCGTCTCCGAGGTCACCCGCGAGGACTTCCACATGCGCCCGGAGGAGTCGGGGGCGACGATCATGGGACCGCTCCGCCTCCGCGAACAGACCCGCCGCGGCGAGCGCGAGATCCACTGCCAGAAGGACGTCGGCGAGGGCGGCTACCAGATCCCGAACAACCCGGACACGATCGAGTTCCTCGACAACGACGCCGACTTTATCCTCGCCGTGGAGACCGGCGGTATGCGGGATCGCCTCGTCGAGAACGGCTTCGACGAGGAGTACAACGCCCTGATCGTCCACCTCAAGGGACAGCCCGCACGGGCGACCCGGCGGATCACCAAGCGCCTCCACGACGAACTCGATCTTCCGGTCACGGTCTTCGCCGACGGTGACCCGTGGTCGTACCGCATCTACGGCTCGATCGCCTACGGCTCGATCAAGTCGGCTCACCTCTCGGAGTACCTCGCAACGCCCGAAGCGCAGTATATCGGCATCCAGCCCGCCGACATCGTCGAGTACGAACTGCCGACCGACCCGCTCTCGGATTCGGACATCAACGCCCTCGAGAGCGAACTCGAGGACCCGCGTTTCCAGACGGACTACTGGGAGGAACAGATCGAACTGCAACTCGAGATCGAAAAGAAATCCGAACAGCAGTCGCTGGCCGCCCGCGGGCTCGACTTCGTGACGGATACGTATCTTCCGGAGCGCCTGGACGAGATGGGTGTCCTGTAA
- a CDS encoding amidohydrolase family protein has product MRTDDSGDGSGVSRRNYLGAGGSALAAVAFASTGAAAERSADDDESEASDCVLIRNGTVVTVDPELGVLRDADVLVENGRIERVERDIDAGGVETIDASDAIVCPGFVNAHLHTWQAGVRGIAGDWSFLEYLDTMLGEISSHYTPDDAYIGNLFGALEQLNAGTTTVLDWFHIANSPGHTNRAIDGLEDAGVRAVFAHGPPGDDGDTWWEESTEPHPDDIRRLHDERFPANDGLLTLAMGIRGPDYSTDEVVAHDIELARELDVPASMHIGSLGPGGVETLEELGLMGDDLNFVHGNRLAEDEFKLIGDAGASVSITPEVEMQMGMGMPPLRETLDAGGVPSIGVDIVSNVSGDMFTQTRTALQVQRALDNQSTVEAGEQVGELSLTAHQALEFATIEGARAIGLEDEIGSLTPGKRADITLIRTDDINTTPVHDPIETIVFQSGVANVDTVLVDGRVVKRKGELYNEPARQQRDRLGRSGRRVLEESGLGDD; this is encoded by the coding sequence ATGCGAACCGACGATAGCGGCGACGGATCCGGCGTATCGAGACGAAACTATCTGGGAGCCGGCGGATCTGCCCTGGCAGCAGTGGCGTTCGCGTCCACCGGCGCGGCCGCCGAGCGATCGGCGGACGACGACGAGAGCGAAGCGTCCGACTGCGTACTGATCCGCAACGGGACGGTCGTGACCGTCGATCCGGAACTCGGGGTCCTCCGGGACGCCGACGTGCTCGTCGAGAACGGGCGGATCGAGCGGGTCGAACGCGATATCGACGCCGGCGGCGTGGAAACGATCGACGCGAGCGACGCGATCGTGTGTCCCGGCTTCGTCAACGCTCATCTGCACACCTGGCAGGCGGGCGTTCGCGGGATCGCCGGGGACTGGTCGTTCCTCGAGTACCTCGACACGATGCTCGGCGAGATCAGCAGTCATTATACTCCCGACGACGCCTACATCGGCAACCTGTTCGGCGCGCTCGAGCAGTTGAACGCCGGGACGACGACCGTCCTCGACTGGTTTCACATCGCGAACTCGCCGGGACACACGAACCGGGCGATCGACGGCCTCGAGGACGCCGGCGTTCGGGCGGTGTTCGCCCACGGTCCGCCGGGCGACGACGGCGACACCTGGTGGGAGGAGAGCACGGAACCGCATCCCGACGATATCCGGCGGCTCCACGACGAGCGGTTCCCCGCGAACGACGGACTCCTCACCCTCGCGATGGGGATCCGCGGCCCCGACTACTCGACCGACGAAGTCGTGGCCCACGACATCGAACTGGCCCGCGAACTCGACGTTCCCGCGTCCATGCACATCGGCTCGCTCGGCCCGGGCGGCGTCGAGACGCTCGAGGAACTCGGGTTGATGGGCGACGACCTCAACTTCGTCCACGGCAACCGACTCGCCGAGGACGAGTTCAAGCTGATCGGCGACGCCGGCGCGTCGGTGTCGATAACCCCGGAGGTGGAGATGCAGATGGGAATGGGGATGCCGCCGCTTCGGGAAACCCTGGACGCGGGCGGCGTTCCGTCGATCGGCGTTGACATCGTCTCGAACGTCAGCGGTGACATGTTCACTCAGACCCGCACGGCGCTGCAGGTCCAGCGCGCGCTCGACAACCAGTCGACTGTCGAGGCGGGCGAGCAGGTGGGGGAACTGTCACTCACCGCGCACCAGGCCCTCGAGTTCGCGACGATCGAGGGCGCTCGAGCCATCGGCCTGGAGGACGAAATCGGCTCTCTGACCCCGGGGAAGCGGGCCGACATCACGCTGATTCGGACGGACGATATCAACACGACGCCGGTCCACGACCCGATCGAAACGATCGTCTTCCAGTCGGGCGTCGCCAACGTCGACACGGTGCTCGTCGACGGTCGCGTCGTCAAGCGGAAGGGCGAGTTGTACAACGAACCCGCACGACAGCAGCGGGATCGACTCGGCCGCTCCGGACGGCGGGTTCTGGAGGAAAGCGGCCTGGGAGACGACTAA
- a CDS encoding phosphatase PAP2 family protein — MGSGTLENALFDEATNEAVRASLPDPAIRFFELVTHLGDGAALLLVVALVYWFGSPRRQRTRGLVLAIALVALAVSAGLKGSIDAARPEVSFAHAAYSPYSFPSGHALGSAAVYGAVAVYGRIGARGFRYAVTGTIIALVALSRVVIGAHFLGDVLAGVALGLGIVVLVYYLDPEPGPLFLLAGAIAIASFAFGSTHYTTLTTGAAIGATLAWQYAGRRRWAPSGASLLVLGAVCLPALAALRVLTAGWDVHWIGDVLGYAAIVGFVVLVPAAGERLNDRPVVVRLQSWLPFVGRTVDPDQLSGSRE, encoded by the coding sequence ATGGGCAGCGGAACCCTCGAGAACGCCCTCTTCGACGAGGCGACGAACGAGGCGGTCCGGGCGTCGCTTCCGGATCCTGCGATCCGGTTCTTCGAACTGGTCACGCACCTCGGAGACGGCGCAGCGCTACTGCTCGTCGTCGCCCTCGTGTACTGGTTCGGCTCGCCGAGAAGACAGCGAACGCGCGGGCTCGTCCTGGCGATCGCGCTCGTCGCCCTGGCGGTCTCGGCCGGACTCAAGGGGAGCATCGACGCCGCTCGTCCCGAGGTCTCGTTCGCCCACGCGGCGTACAGTCCCTACAGTTTCCCGAGCGGTCACGCGCTCGGTTCCGCGGCGGTGTACGGCGCGGTCGCGGTCTACGGACGAATCGGCGCTCGAGGCTTCCGGTACGCCGTCACGGGGACGATCATCGCGCTCGTCGCGCTCTCGCGAGTCGTCATCGGGGCGCACTTTCTCGGCGACGTCCTCGCGGGCGTCGCCCTCGGCCTCGGAATCGTGGTGCTCGTCTATTACCTCGATCCCGAGCCCGGGCCCCTGTTTCTCCTCGCCGGCGCGATCGCGATCGCCTCCTTCGCGTTCGGGTCGACCCACTACACGACGCTGACGACCGGCGCCGCGATCGGCGCGACTCTCGCCTGGCAGTACGCCGGTCGCCGTCGGTGGGCTCCCAGCGGGGCGTCGCTGCTCGTTCTCGGGGCGGTCTGCCTGCCGGCGCTGGCGGCGCTCCGGGTGCTGACCGCGGGCTGGGACGTCCACTGGATCGGCGACGTGCTCGGCTACGCGGCGATCGTGGGATTCGTCGTGCTGGTACCGGCTGCCGGGGAGCGGCTCAACGATCGGCCGGTCGTCGTACGACTGCAGTCGTGGCTCCCGTTCGTCGGGCGTACGGTCGATCCCGACCAGTTGTCAGGGTCTCGCGAGTAA
- a CDS encoding helix-turn-helix domain-containing protein: MREFAFTVVYERGADHLMDVFIEHPRLYAQTVSCHASEDTMWRVDEVTGPRDALEAYDERLDGIERCSSIRGMGGCHVDWTCETLAKRPTSRLIYSRQSEGDGCRSIPYLAAKHLGDGVLCRAEQHGSEYRWRLLAEDDTAMSAIYDELERNLRDGLELAFERISRPVEWDADRVTGSDLPYEQREALELAVEHGYYDAPRRLSLQEIADAEGIPTSTLQYRLTRAEAWLARSFLSNTKRTPTTGPVPTGDDD; encoded by the coding sequence ATGCGCGAGTTTGCGTTCACGGTCGTCTACGAGCGCGGCGCGGACCACCTGATGGACGTCTTCATCGAGCATCCGAGACTGTACGCCCAGACGGTCTCCTGTCACGCGAGCGAAGACACGATGTGGCGGGTGGACGAGGTAACCGGGCCCCGAGACGCGCTCGAGGCGTACGACGAGCGACTCGACGGGATCGAGCGCTGCTCGAGTATTCGAGGGATGGGGGGCTGTCACGTCGACTGGACGTGCGAAACGCTCGCGAAACGCCCGACGAGCCGACTCATCTACTCGCGCCAGTCGGAAGGCGACGGCTGTCGGTCGATCCCGTATCTCGCGGCGAAACACCTCGGTGACGGCGTGCTGTGCAGGGCCGAACAGCACGGGAGTGAGTACCGGTGGCGACTCCTCGCCGAGGACGACACGGCGATGAGCGCGATCTACGACGAACTCGAGCGGAATCTTCGCGACGGACTCGAGCTCGCGTTCGAGCGCATCAGTCGGCCGGTCGAGTGGGACGCCGATCGCGTAACGGGTTCCGATCTCCCCTACGAGCAACGCGAGGCGCTCGAACTCGCCGTCGAACACGGCTACTACGACGCGCCGCGGCGGCTGTCCCTCCAGGAGATTGCCGACGCGGAGGGCATCCCGACGTCGACCCTCCAGTACCGACTGACCCGGGCCGAAGCGTGGCTTGCCAGGAGTTTCCTCTCGAACACGAAGAGAACACCGACGACGGGACCGGTGCCGACCGGAGACGACGATTAG
- a CDS encoding potassium channel family protein encodes MRPLYLAIGIVVLVAVIVDIIWTTLWVDGGSGPLSGRLTTGIWRGLRIVSGDHPKALSVAGPLILALTLAMWIALLWIGWTSLFAGDETALISTQTGEAADWSGRFYYVAYTMFTNGNGDYTPVGSVWEIVSSFTTATGMAFITLGVSYVLTVLGAVSDKRAFANSVTGLGERSEAFVRAGWTDEEFRGLDLPVESLASDLSHLADQHKAYPILHYYHSERAKRASAMAVPIFDEALTLFRYGVEEDAQLNPALVENARSSTDSYLDTLETAFIDPSDEVPPPPDLDRLREEEIPTVDDDEFEDALEDLTKRRKNLLGVVRADAWHWPSIEGRESVPRPEDADEENDPQ; translated from the coding sequence ATGCGACCGCTGTATCTCGCGATCGGGATCGTCGTGCTGGTGGCCGTGATCGTCGACATCATCTGGACGACCCTCTGGGTCGACGGGGGGTCCGGGCCGCTCTCGGGTCGATTGACGACGGGAATCTGGCGCGGGCTCCGAATCGTGAGCGGCGACCATCCGAAAGCGCTGAGCGTCGCCGGTCCGCTCATTCTCGCGCTCACGCTCGCGATGTGGATCGCGCTGCTCTGGATCGGCTGGACCTCCCTCTTCGCCGGCGACGAAACGGCCCTCATCAGCACGCAGACCGGGGAGGCCGCCGACTGGTCGGGCCGGTTCTACTACGTCGCCTACACGATGTTCACGAACGGGAACGGCGATTACACGCCGGTGGGGAGCGTCTGGGAGATCGTGAGTTCGTTCACGACCGCCACCGGAATGGCGTTCATCACGCTTGGGGTCTCCTACGTGCTTACGGTTCTCGGCGCCGTCTCGGACAAGCGAGCGTTCGCGAACAGCGTCACCGGCCTCGGCGAGCGAAGCGAAGCGTTCGTCCGGGCCGGCTGGACCGACGAGGAGTTTCGCGGCCTCGACCTGCCCGTGGAATCGCTCGCCTCGGACCTCTCTCACCTCGCGGATCAACACAAAGCCTACCCGATCCTCCACTACTATCACAGCGAACGCGCCAAACGCGCCTCGGCGATGGCCGTCCCGATCTTCGACGAAGCCCTGACGCTCTTTCGCTACGGCGTCGAGGAAGACGCCCAGCTCAATCCAGCGCTGGTCGAGAACGCCCGGTCGAGCACGGACAGCTACCTCGACACGCTCGAAACCGCGTTCATCGATCCGTCCGACGAGGTGCCGCCGCCGCCGGATCTCGACCGGCTCCGCGAGGAGGAGATTCCGACCGTCGACGACGACGAGTTCGAGGACGCACTCGAGGATCTGACGAAGCGCCGGAAGAACCTCTTGGGCGTCGTTCGCGCCGACGCCTGGCACTGGCCGTCGATCGAGGGTCGGGAGTCCGTTCCGAGACCGGAGGACGCTGACGAGGAGAACGACCCGCAGTAG
- a CDS encoding DNA topoisomerase VI subunit B yields the protein MTSFQSTLGEESEIAEELAESQQAISIAEFFEKNKHMLGFDSGARGLVTAVKEAVDNALDAAEESGILPDIYVEIQESGDYYRLIVEDNGPGLTKESLPKVFGKLLYGSRFHAREQSRGQQGIGISAAVLYSQLTSGKPAKITSRTQGSSEAEYFELIVDTDENEPEISVEETTNWDRPHGTRIELEMEGNMRARQQLHDYIKHTAVVNPHARLELREPSAHFKFERATDQLPEETEEIRPHPHGVELGTVIKMLAATDSQTVSGFLQEEFTRVGKKTADSVIDAFRDRHYGREMRWQPPAAAENIDLQAAVSDATANKGAEATASFADAIADSVDDHDRIAHHELVDIVETAADRAEDEHGTAFGETVQEHAVDAVWSALIDAPEDAAEPDESAVEESRLVTDCYELADAATSTRKDDEVIHAFAGRLAAKFEDEEDDRHRLTRRRLREHVDRAADLTEEYDDVSFGDTARENVTNAVWDVMTTVPDDPPLVRELEGDRDATSDLVDGMRATDIMAPPTRCLSPITDDLIRAGLEKEFDADFYAAATRDAEVHSGDPFIVEAGIAYGGEIGAEGSADVLRFANRVPLVYQRGACATTDVVKSIGWRNYGLDQPGGSGLPNGPAVIMVHVASTNVPFTSESKDAVANVPEIEDEIELAIREAARELKGYLNKRRSMEKRRKKQNVLGTILPEMAEKVAEVTGRDEPDIDDAIARIMNNVLVERQTEANGDGQGVSLVVENHSSTNESLEVTDIVTSEPRNLSDGATAVEMDGEWFVKWEPEVSSEDEAVLEYEVDDDASFDLDVKGVESAKLTVTDQ from the coding sequence ATGACGTCGTTCCAGTCGACACTCGGTGAGGAGTCGGAGATCGCCGAGGAGCTGGCGGAGAGCCAGCAAGCGATCTCCATCGCCGAGTTCTTCGAGAAGAACAAGCACATGCTCGGCTTCGACAGCGGTGCCCGGGGCCTCGTCACGGCCGTCAAGGAGGCCGTCGACAACGCGCTGGACGCCGCCGAGGAGTCGGGCATTCTCCCGGATATCTACGTCGAGATTCAGGAGTCGGGCGACTACTACCGCCTGATCGTCGAGGACAACGGTCCGGGACTCACGAAAGAATCGCTCCCGAAGGTCTTCGGGAAACTCCTCTACGGTTCGCGCTTTCACGCCCGCGAGCAGTCCCGCGGACAGCAGGGGATCGGTATCTCTGCGGCCGTCCTCTACTCCCAGCTGACCAGCGGGAAACCTGCAAAGATCACCAGTCGAACCCAGGGCTCGAGCGAAGCCGAGTACTTCGAACTCATCGTCGACACCGACGAGAACGAGCCCGAGATCAGCGTCGAGGAGACCACGAACTGGGACCGTCCGCACGGGACCCGCATCGAACTCGAGATGGAGGGGAACATGCGCGCCCGCCAGCAGCTCCACGACTACATCAAGCACACGGCGGTCGTCAACCCCCACGCGCGACTCGAGTTGCGCGAGCCGAGCGCCCACTTCAAGTTCGAGCGGGCGACCGACCAGCTTCCGGAGGAGACCGAGGAGATTCGTCCCCATCCCCACGGGGTCGAACTCGGGACCGTGATCAAGATGCTGGCGGCGACGGACTCCCAGACCGTCTCCGGCTTCCTGCAGGAGGAGTTCACCCGCGTCGGGAAGAAGACCGCCGACTCGGTCATCGACGCCTTCCGCGACCGCCACTACGGCCGCGAGATGCGCTGGCAGCCGCCCGCGGCCGCGGAGAACATCGATCTGCAGGCCGCGGTATCTGACGCGACCGCGAACAAAGGTGCCGAGGCGACGGCTTCGTTCGCCGACGCTATCGCCGATTCCGTCGACGATCACGACCGGATCGCTCACCACGAACTGGTCGACATCGTCGAGACCGCCGCCGACCGCGCCGAGGACGAGCACGGGACCGCGTTCGGCGAGACGGTTCAGGAACACGCCGTCGACGCCGTCTGGAGCGCGCTGATCGACGCACCCGAAGACGCGGCCGAACCGGACGAGAGCGCGGTCGAGGAGTCGCGGCTCGTGACCGACTGCTACGAACTCGCGGACGCGGCGACGAGCACCCGGAAGGACGACGAGGTGATCCACGCCTTCGCCGGCCGGCTGGCGGCCAAGTTCGAGGACGAGGAGGACGACCGGCACCGACTCACCCGACGGCGACTCCGCGAGCACGTCGACCGGGCCGCGGACCTCACCGAGGAGTACGACGACGTCTCCTTCGGCGATACCGCCCGCGAAAACGTGACGAACGCCGTCTGGGACGTCATGACGACCGTTCCCGACGACCCGCCGCTCGTCCGGGAACTCGAGGGGGACCGCGACGCCACGAGCGACCTCGTCGACGGAATGCGTGCGACGGACATCATGGCGCCGCCGACCCGGTGTCTCTCCCCGATCACCGACGATCTCATCCGGGCCGGCCTCGAGAAGGAGTTCGACGCGGACTTCTACGCCGCGGCGACCCGCGACGCGGAGGTCCACTCCGGCGATCCGTTCATCGTCGAGGCCGGCATCGCCTACGGCGGCGAGATCGGAGCGGAAGGCAGTGCGGACGTCCTTCGGTTCGCGAACCGCGTCCCCCTGGTCTACCAGCGCGGCGCGTGTGCCACGACCGACGTGGTCAAGTCGATCGGCTGGCGCAACTACGGACTCGACCAGCCCGGCGGCTCCGGCCTGCCGAACGGCCCCGCCGTGATCATGGTCCACGTCGCCTCGACGAACGTCCCCTTCACGAGCGAGTCCAAGGACGCCGTCGCGAACGTTCCCGAGATCGAAGACGAGATCGAACTCGCGATCCGCGAGGCCGCACGCGAACTGAAGGGCTACCTCAACAAGCGCCGCTCGATGGAGAAGCGCCGGAAGAAACAGAACGTCCTCGGGACGATCCTCCCGGAGATGGCCGAGAAGGTCGCCGAAGTGACGGGCCGGGACGAACCCGACATCGACGACGCGATCGCTCGCATCATGAACAACGTGCTCGTCGAGCGCCAGACGGAGGCGAACGGCGACGGCCAGGGCGTCTCGCTCGTCGTCGAGAACCACTCGAGCACGAACGAATCCCTCGAGGTCACCGACATCGTGACCTCTGAGCCACGAAACCTCTCCGACGGCGCGACCGCCGTCGAGATGGACGGCGAGTGGTTCGTCAAGTGGGAACCCGAGGTCTCGAGCGAGGACGAGGCCGTCCTCGAGTACGAGGTCGACGACGACGCGTCGTTCGATCTCGACGTAAAGGGCGTCGAAAGCGCGAAACTCACCGTAACAGATCAATGA